In Desulfosudis oleivorans Hxd3, the DNA window TCGCCATGATGATCGAAGATATCCTGATCAAGATCACCGGAGACAACTCGCTGGCCACCCGGTTTATCGGCACCGAGTCCCCTTTTCCCGACCTGCGCAGCGATCTTGCCTTTTTCAACGCGGCCATGGTGTGCGTCACCCGGAATATCATGGAGACCGTTGACACCGCCACCGGCGAATTCCGTCCCCAGGGGATGGTCTCGGGCGCGGACGCCCTGCTGAGCATTCGGCAGATGAAGGTGCAGCTTAACAAATAGGACCCTTTCGGGTCAGGAAGCATGCAATGAAACGAATGAAAATTCTTTACGGTATGGTGCTGGCCGCCTTTGTGGCCGGCCTGCTTGTCCTGCCGGTCCAGGCCGGACCCGTGGGCGTGGGCATCAGCGACGGCCCGGCTGTCATCTCCGTCCTTGACGGCAGCGCGGCCCTGGTGGACGGCCAGCAGAAGACGCTGCGCTCCCTTTCCCAGGGAGAGGCGCTGAACCAGGGAGACCGGATTCGAGTCGGCGATCAATCCAGGATTGAACTCCGGCTGCCGGACGGCAGTTTCGTGCGGTTTGACAGCAACAGCGTGTTTGAACTCAAGGCCATGGCCGTGGACTCCCGGGACAACCGGCGGGACATCAACGTAAACGTTGTGTTCGGCAAAATCTGGGCCTCGGTTTCCAAGTGGGTCTCCGGCAGCAGCCGGTTTGATGTCTCCATGAAAACCACCACCGCTGGTGTGCGGGGCACGGCCTACCGCGTCAACGTGAACAGCGACGACTCGGCCGTTGTCAAGGTGTATGACGGCACCGTGGAGGTCAAGGGGGCCACCGGCGAAGAGGCTTCGGCCCCGCAGGCGGCGGGCGCGCCCGCCGCGCTTTCCGCGCCCCGGCCCGTGGCCGGCCCCACCCCGGTGGCAGGCCCCCATCCGGTTTCCATGGAACAGTGGGTTTACACCCTGAAAGCCATGCAGCAGATCGTCATTCGGCCCGACGGCACCGCCACCCCGCCCTTCCGCTTTTCCTACGAGGCGGACCGAAACGACTGGGTGGAGTGGAACCGTCAGCGGGACACGGCTGTCGGCATGCCGGTGCCTGAACCGCCCGCCGCGGATGCCGCCCCGGTTGAGTACACACCCTCTCCGGCCGTGCCTGAATCCAATCAGCCTTAGCATACAGGGGGCATGAGGCCTTTTGCTTCATGTCCCCTGCCCCTGATTCCAGGCTTTTCCGGGTTTCATGGTCAGCTTCTCCAACCATCCCCGGCGTAAAACCAGGCCGAGCATCCTCATAATAAGGAGGGAGCAGCCCTCCTTATTCTGTTTATTAAGGAACCGTCACCATGTCTGAAAAGAAAACGCCGGACAGGCCGGACCTGAGCCGGTGGACCCCGGTGGAGGAGGTAATTTTCAAACGGCGCAGCATTCGGGCCTTTAAAAAAGAGCCCCTGCCG includes these proteins:
- a CDS encoding FecR family protein; translated protein: MKRMKILYGMVLAAFVAGLLVLPVQAGPVGVGISDGPAVISVLDGSAALVDGQQKTLRSLSQGEALNQGDRIRVGDQSRIELRLPDGSFVRFDSNSVFELKAMAVDSRDNRRDINVNVVFGKIWASVSKWVSGSSRFDVSMKTTTAGVRGTAYRVNVNSDDSAVVKVYDGTVEVKGATGEEASAPQAAGAPAALSAPRPVAGPTPVAGPHPVSMEQWVYTLKAMQQIVIRPDGTATPPFRFSYEADRNDWVEWNRQRDTAVGMPVPEPPAADAAPVEYTPSPAVPESNQP